A genome region from Brassica oleracea var. oleracea cultivar TO1000 chromosome C2, BOL, whole genome shotgun sequence includes the following:
- the LOC106322867 gene encoding SNF1-related protein kinase catalytic subunit alpha KIN11-like, producing the protein MDHSPNRFGGNGVESILANYKLGKTLGIGSFGKVKIAEHVVTGHKVAIKILNRRKIKNMEMEEKVGREIKILRLFMHHHIIRQYEVIETPSDIYVVMEYVKSGELFDYIVEKGRLQEEEARNFFQQIISGVEYCHRNMVVHRDLKPENLLLDSRCNIKIADFGLSNVMRDGHFLKTSCGSPNYAAPEVISGKLYAGPEVDVWSCGVILYALLCGTLPFDDENIPNLFKKIKGGIYTLPSHLSPDARDLIPRMLVVDPVKRISIPEIRQHRWFQTHLPRYLAVAPPDTVEHAKKINEEIVQEVVNMGFDRNQVMESLRNRVQNDATVTYYLLLDNRFRVPSGYLESEFQETTDSGSNPMRPAEAAASPVGQWVPSPMDQYGLGGRSQVPSDRKWALGLESQAHPREIMNEVLKALQELNVCWKKIGHYNMKCRWVPCFADGLNTRDNNQLHFGDDSSIIEDDCAMTSPTVIKFELQLYKAREEKYLLDIQRVNGPQFLFLDLCAAFLTKLRVI; encoded by the exons ATGGACCATTCACCAAATAGATTTGGTGGCAATGGAGTTGAATCCATTCTAGCAAACTACAAGCTTGGTAAAACCCTTGGCATCGGATCTTTCGGCAAAGTTAAAATAGCGGAGCACGTCGTCACTGGCCACAAGGTCGCTATCAAGATCCTCAATCGCCGTAAGATCAAGAACATGGAGATGGAAGAGAAAG TGGGGAGGGAGATCAAAATTCTCAGACTGTTTATGCATCATCATATCATTCGGCAGTATGAAGTCATAGAGACCCCTAGTGACATTTACGTTGTTATGGAGTATGTCAAGTCCGGGGAGCTCTTTGATTACATTGTTGAGAAAGGCAGGTTACAAGAGGAGGAGGCTCGTAACTTTTTCCAGCAG ATAATATCTGGTGTGGAGTATTGCCATCGCAATATGGTTGTCCATAGAGACCTCAAGCCTGAGAATTTGCTGTTGGACTCGAGGTGTAATATCAAGATTGCAGATTTTGGACTGAGTAATGTCATGAGGGATGGTCATTTTCTGAAGACGAGCTGTGGAAGCCCCAACTACGCTGCTCCTGAG GTTATATCAGGAAAGTTATACGCTGGGCCTGAAGTAGATGTATGGAGCTGCGGAGTGATATTGTATGCTCTACTCTGTGGTACTCTTCCATTTGATGATGAAAACATTCCCAACCTTTTCAAGAAAATTAAG GGTGGTATTTACACTCTTCCAAGTCATTTATCACCTGATGCTAGAGACCTGATCCCAAGGATGCTTGTAGTTGACCCAGTGAAACGAATCAGCATTCCTGAGATCCGTCAACACCGCTGGTTCCAGACTCATCTTCCTCGTTATCTTGCTGTTGCTCCACCAGATACAGTTGAGCATGCCAAAAAG ATCAATGAGGAGATAGTTCAAGAAGTGGTTAACATGGGATTTGACAGAAACCAGGTTATGGAATCTCTTCGCAACAGAGTACAAAACGAT GCTACTGTTACATACTACCTGCTATTAGACAACCGGTTCCGTGTTCCAAGTGGCTATCTTGAATCCGAGTTTCAGGAGACAACA GACAGTGGTTCCAATCCTATGCGCCCAGCTGAAGCCGCTGCTTCACCTGTAGGCCAATGGGTTCCTTCACCTATGGATCAGTACGGATTGGGAGGAAGATCACAAGTCCCAAGTGACCGTAAATGGGCTCTTGGACTTGAG TCCCAAGCGCATCCTCGTGAGATCATGAACGAAGTACTGAAAGCTCTTCAAGAACTCAATGTGTGTTGGAAGAAGATTGGTCACTACAACATGAAATGCCGATGGGTTCCTTGTTTTGCTGATGGTCTGAATACTAGGGACAACAATCAGCTGCACTTCGGAGATGATTCCAGCATCATTGAAGATGACTGTGCCATGACCTCACCCACCGTCATCAAATTTGAACTTCAG CTATACAAAGCTCGGGAAGAGAAGTACTTGCTGGATATACAGAGAGTTAACGGTCCTCAGTTTCTCTTCCTGGATCTATGCGCAGCCTTTCTTACCAAGCTCCGTGTGATCTGA